Sequence from the Lacerta agilis isolate rLacAgi1 chromosome 6, rLacAgi1.pri, whole genome shotgun sequence genome:
GAGGCAACTTCCAAGTCTTTTCTTAGTGcaaagaatgttgttgttgtttagtcgtttagtcatgtccgacttttcgtgaccccatggaccagagcacgccaggcactcctgtcttccactgcctcccgcagtttggtcaaactcatgttagtagcttcgagaacactgtccaaccatcttgtcctctgtcgtctccttctccttgtgccctccatcttttccaacatcagggtcttttccagggagtcttctcttctcatgaggtggccaaagtattggcgcctcaacctcaggatctgtccttccagtgattactcagggctgatttccttcagaatggataggtttgatcttcttgcagtccatgggactctcaagagtttcctccagcacaaAGAATAAGTCCCCTGTTTACTTTCAAAGCAATGGAGGTTTGAGCCATGGCAGAGAAAATGAATGCAGTATAAATCAGGTGGAGCAATGCCTTCAGCGATgtgtaataaataatatgcaagCGCTCTAGTTTGGATGTGATCTGGCATGAGAACTGGCaaatgtgtccctattttcatctgagaaatgatGGGAGGTATGAGAGAGGCCTCAACATGGGCAACATGCTGAGTATTAATAGATTATTACAATCTTATTAACTTGATTTCTTACCTGTTCTTCATCCCTAAGGTCCCTGATGGTGGAACAGAGCAGGCAGAGTTCCGGGGCCCTGGCAACTGCCCAAGGATGCCGGAGGTACTGCCCTGGCAGTGCTTCCAGCTGATGCTACCCACTCTGCTAGAATGTCCCTGGATCTATGCTATCTGCAGATTTTGGTTTCTTTTCCTGCGATTGTTTGCTGCTGAAGGGATATGCCTTCTGGATTTCTATACAACTACTGCAATCAGTGACTGTTTATAAGGGAGACACTACACAGATGGAGACTGCAGTGAATTCCCTTCTCTTTCTATTCCAAAAAAAGATCAAAGTAAGCAGAAAATACTACACTCAAAGGGATTCTTCTGTGTTCTCTCAGTCCGAAAGAGAGGTTGCAGTCCCCTACGATTCTTATTTACTCTACAGTGAAGGTGAACAATGGGAGAAATGTTCCAACTGCTCTCTCTTTAATCCATGTATAAGcattggggaggaagaaaaatcaCAACAGTTGGGAGTTAATAATGAAGGAGGCTTCCTTGCACAGTTCTGGATCAAAGCAAAATGCCTGCCCAAGTCAAACAAATGCTACCTGCACTCTTCAACCTGGCTACTGGATGTTGTTGTTTCGATTTGggactggttttgttttttatagaCAGTttagggggtttttttttaagagagtgcTTTGGGCCAATCTCCTTCTAGAGAGCCATACCCCAGATACAGTTAGATTAAACAAAGAATATTGCTAACTCTGCAGTCTTAAAAGAAACTTATCAAGGGGTAAGTACCATTGAACACAAACATGCATAAGGTTGTGCAGCTAAACAGGCAGCTGTTTGTATGCTCCTTCCAGTATACAAATACAGCAAGGGtatccagtgctggatttacatataaactaaacaaggccccccccccaaaaaaaaaattaaaggaagaaaaaaaactggatgtacattaccaaaacataagataaaaaacaaataaaataaaacctacatacagcaacagtggtttgtgatgtgtaggctcctatgatgtatgtaATGGGCCCCCCATACTAGCCCACTCCCTAAAATAtaactggtttgctcatttctatatatagggtgcctacattctgcatgtgcaaatggctttagatacctatttgttgttgttgttcagtcgttcagtcgtgtccgactcttcgtgaccccatggaccagagcacgccagacacccctatcctccactgcctcccgcagtttggccaaactcatgccagtcgcttcaagaacactgtccaaccatctcatcctctgtcgtccccttctccttgtgcacttcatctttcccaacatcagggtcttttctagggagtcttctcttctcatgaggtggccaaagtattggagtctcaacttcaggatctgcccttccagtgagcactcagggctgatttctttaaggatggataagtttgatttttttgcagtccatgggactctcaagatacctattaggtccataaataaccatatagcatacctattaggtccataaataaccatatagcatatattcaacacgaaaacagcaacaatttgttgttgacaaaggatagctggatatataaagggccccattaccttcagtagcttagggcctcagtaattctaaatccagccctgggtatggtccaatgttgttggactgcaactcccatcgtccttgaccattggctttgccgaggggggctgatgggagttgtagtccatcaacagcaTAGCTCGGCTAGTAGGGcctgagacacttaatctcagggtcatcgGTTTGAgacccaccttgggcaaaagattcctgcattgcagcaggcaaactagatgactctcatgctCTCTGCCAACTCAACATTTCTGTGGTTCTAACATCTGgcgagggcaccaggttgaagacagctgggctagatggacaaattgtCTGACAGATGTTTCCCATGCTGGTCTACATGCAATAATAGCTGACTGCAAATCAGACTATTCCTTCCCTCAGAGGCATAGCTATAATTATACAGAACCCTGTGGCCCAAAAGTAATTGCATTATATTGTATATGACTTTTTTACCATAAAGACATAAAATAGTGCAAATAGGATTTCACATGTGCTATGCCATATGTTTGTTTACACTCTTGCTATGACCTTTGGCTGCCTGCAACACAAATCTAGATTTAATCTGTAGACTATAAATCAATTTAAtgatttgcccaaggccaccTAGGACGTGAATTTAAACATGCATGAGTGCCTTGTATCCAGACCCCACAAACCATCATATGCACCCACCCGTGCCCTCCATATTATTCCCCCCTAAAATGTGTACTTTTGTTTAATCTTGGGTGCTATATACTTGGCCCCAAATGCCCCAGCTGACTCAGAgacaaaactaaacattcttttTGAGGCACGAGAAAAAAAGGAGTATGTTACAGTTCCAGCTGATCTCTTGCAACAATGTCCAAAGTACGTCAAGTGTTTCTAATTAAGTCAAATTAGGCTGAAGGAGACACAGAAATTGACACAGAGTGCCTGGTCTCCAAAAGTCCAGCTGTCTGAAGCTGAACGCATCCCCAAGTGCTTCACTGCAGAGGACATCTTTCCAGCTTTCCTTGAAAGGATATGTGAGTGCCCACTGTATGCTATCTCCTCTTACAAGAAAGAAGTGGGATGTTTGAAAACAAGTTTAAGGGAACTTCCTAAGGGTGCTTatataatagagttggaagggatccaaaagatcgtctagtccaactccctgcaatgctggaatctcaacttctgaaaatcagttgctgggaatcacaggaggaAAGAGTGTCCCTgtgtttggccactatgagaacaggatgctggactagatgggccattggcctgatccagcatgctcttcttatgatcttaagAGAAAACAAGTCTGCACCATCCTTTTCCTGcatggcagcccttcaaatacTTGAAGACTGCTCTCATGACCCACTCCTTAATCTTCTCTACAGACTGAACATTGCCAGTTCTTTCAACCATTCATCAAAGTACTTGATGCTGAGGCTGCTGCTCCATGTTTGGTCATTTAAACCTGCATTCCCACACctttagatgttttggactacaatttccaccagcCACCAGCCAGTTGTTGGGTTGGACAGGTAGCTGGGTATAGACCTGTCTCTTCCTTGTACTTGCAAGCTGAGAATTAGCTCTGCAACtcttctgtgtgactctaggccAGCTGGCTTGCATTTGTGCAAATTTTAAACAGCTCAAAACAACCCGTCACCAAAAGCTGTAAATGTTTATTTGGTTGCTATCATTATCTAGTACGAACAGAGGAGCCTGGTTTCCTTTGTATACGTCAAAAGAGGGTCGGCAGTGCATACAATCCAAGCTTTGGTGCGATAAATCTTCTTCCAGTCCAGCTAGCTTTTATCATGGAAAGCTCTTCAGCTCTTCAAACTCAGTTGGTGAAATAAACCATCTTTGAAACTTCAGGACTCTCTTGTGGGTTGTCTGAAATGGATAGACACAAACTAAGCTCCGGGTGTTGTGAGATTTGCCTTCTTGTGCAACAAATGGGGGTTCTTTGAGGTGATCCACACTGAAGTTAATCATTGGCTTCAGTGTGTGCTGGAAAACCCTTTGCAGACATTTTGTGGCAATAGGTTTTAGCCTTCTCTTCCTAGAAGGCAAGCCCTGACTGGAAATGATAATGAGGCAAGTGATTAAGCAAATGAAGCAGAGATTAACAAATATATAATCAGAAATAGCTTTCGGTTTTTGATACTACTTATCTGGAagattccagaccctccaagtgtccctaccttccaaggacagtcccagatttacagaagctgttccattttctgatttgatcctggaatgtcccgcttttccttaggacatcactattttcactggagaaatactggcaagtatggagttatgcaacccccgagccaaagagataagtaactatacaacccttagaagacatctgaaggcagccctgtatagggaagtttttttttgttttgtttggttaatggtttattatatatataatatgttggaagctgcccagagtggctggggcaacccagttagatgtgtggggtatttattattattattattattattattattattattattattattattcaggatgtccctattctcaTCAGTGAAATGATGGGGGCTATGAGATTCTGGTACCACCCATTCATCTACTAAAACTCACTAATAAGGGGTGACTTTCTGTATGATGTCAAGTTTACTAAGAGTGGAAGTAGACATTGCACAgcaagttgccttataccaagttaagACTATTTGTCTATCTAGCCTAGCACTTTTGACTAGCAGTTCTCTTGCAGAGTCACAGGCAGGGTCTTTTACACCACCTGTTCCCTGATGTGTTTAACTGTGCATGCCAGTTAAACCTGGGAAACTTCAACACATAGATATGGTGGGCTTAGCCAATGAGGTGCCCTCCAGCCTTTTTtggaactacaagtcccatcttGCAATTCATCCTGAGATAGGGTCTCCCCGTTTACATGAAACAcccaactgctgctgcttcttcccctCTTGTAGTGACAACGCCACACTGTGCATTTATCTGACCCCAATGGCAGCTACTATTGCGAAGTGGGGACAGGAcaaccaggggtggagcaagtATTATTATTAGCGGTGGATTGATTCTGGATCATACAGAATCATACACTTTAATCGTTGCTTTGCagtgcttccccaatgctaccacattataTTGCCATTGAGAGGGGCACTCTTGCAAGCATAAGAAggccaaaaaacaaaccaacaacccaaCCAAAACCCAGGACATTTGTGCAGGAGCGCAGAAAGGCGTCATAACacccggggcggggcatcgctatgtagggcgcatgtgcggcattgctATGTACTACACATGCGCCGTATGTAGAGACaccgcacatgcactgtacatagcggtttgccgctgtTGCCACTCCAGTGCCGTACCGACGGtactgggatcctctgctcgtggctgcagtgTGAACAGAGGGTCCTCCATTCGCGGCTGTAGCGGCGATGGAGGGATCCCACCACCGCCCATACGGCACTTGAGTGGCACtgccggcaaaccgctatgtacagcgcatgtgcggcatcgctaCGTACGGTGCATGCCCTGTACATAGCAACACttcacatgcgctgtacatagcggtttgccgccggtgccaggatcctctgctcatggccgCAAACGGAGGctccttcttgtcaccccccgaCAGGCAAGGCACTCGGGGCGCTCTGCCACCCCCCGCCCGCCGCTAAGATGCCACTGCTTTTGTGGCATCAAAAGCTACAGGGTTTCAGCAGGATGCTATGGGGGATGCACTCTTTGGAACAAAGCAATAGGTCTGCCCAGAAagtttgcaggcacaaacagtattaaaAGTGGGATCGCATATAACTGCCCCATTACcgtcatgagcacaaatcatcattgaggctcaattttttaaaaggccatcTGGAAGGACCCAAAGACAACTCATATACAGCTGTGGTAGCTTCTGTTTACTCCTGTGGTTCCTCATCTGAATAAGGTTATATGTGTGGAATTCTGTTTTCATGCCCATATTTTCATTAGCCGAAGCAAGTTCCTCTTTAAATCTTACAAGCAGTGACCGTGCTCAACTGGCTGCACTCAGCTAGAAATGCCCAAGCCACTTCTACAGTTGcagataattttatttttgaattaaACACTAGCTCTCAGCAAAAATGCAATGGCAtgtcaacaacagcagcagcaaaaaccctTTAAAACCTATCCAAAGTGtattgttccccaccccaccctgaagcCATCATCATATGTCACCCTGCAGTAATTATCCAATCAGTAAGTTTTCCCTGAAATTCTTGTGTTTGTCACAAGTGACATTAGTTGGACAAGGACTGTGAATTCCCAAACATCATATTATACCAAAAAAGGCACCTATGTAAAGTCTATGTCCAGTTTCACAGCAACTAGCTACATGTGTGGTTCTGATCTAgctgctaaaaaacaacaacctggagaTAGTATTTTGATCAACTGAGTGAAAGGGATAGCTGTGGGGCTGGATTTAATTTATCTACTCCTTTGCTAAACTGGCACCACCACTGATTTATCAGATCAGATTATGTGTGTTTTTCTGTCCTGTGCATTTCCACTTGAAAGAAAAACAGTCGAACTCCAATTAACATAAGAACCAAGTGATACCTTTTGCAGGAGATCTCTGGATTTGTATCCTGGCCACTGCTGCCTTTTGCAGGTCAAAATAGCAGTGGGAGAGGGTGGGTTTTGGCCAACAAAATGGCATGGTGGGGAAAGGTCTGACTACCATCAACTCTGCatttcatacaaaaatgcaaagggCTGGATCTTGATTAAGTTGGTTCAATTTACCGGTAGGTTTGTTGAAATTGATGAACAGAGAAGGaaagaccacagctcagtggtagcacaTCAGCTCACACCATACGTCCATCAAGCTcaatactgcctacactgacccgcagtggctttccagagtttcagacaaggaGTCTCTCCCatgtctacctggagatgctggggattgaatctgggaccttctgcatgcaaagcagatgctctgccactgagctatggcccttcctccaaagaattgcATCCTCAATCTTTGATCCAGCCCAGTATATTAGGACCTagtatgctgtaaactgccctgtgatccttggattaAGGGCGGtacattaaatgaatgaatgaatgaatgaatgaatgaatgaaaaacccAACCACAGACCTCCCATGTAAGGTGTAGTTTAAGTTCAGATTTATCAGTGCTCTGCTGCTTTTTACTGAAGCAATTTACACTGTTGATTTTGACCTCAGCTCCTGTATAACAGGATAGAGACTTTACAGTCTGACAAGAGATCCAATCTcagtcatagaaacatagagttggaaggatccacacgttggaaggaacccctgcaatgcaggaagctttcatccaatgtggggctcaaacccacaaactttaagattaagagtctcatgctctaccaactgagctattccagtcCTCCTAAGACAATAAAAACCTCCTTATTCCATTTTTACAAACCAACAAGGAATGTACAAAGATTATCGTGGATTGGATGTGCAATATCATATGTATTTTGCTCTGATAATGTTTATTTCCATGGAACCTAAAAGCATCTAAAATGTCATATGGAATTGTATAGAGAAAAAATATGATTGCAAGGTACTCCTCCTGAGATAACCATTCTGATCTGATGCTTGGCTGTTGTAAACCAGAAACCTGTACAATGCTTTCAGATTTCATATCCGGAAACAAAATGCTTAAATTTGTTGCATAGCAAATAAAACGGGTTGGATAAAATTACTAAGTAGGCTACACCAATGTGTGATCTCCTGCGGATTAGTGTGTATGAACTGCTAACTGTTTTGTGATTAGACCCCTGGCTGCCTAAAGTGACTACAGCCATCTGCATTGTTCTACTATCTTGCTCTCCCAAAATAGCTGAGAAACAAGGTGACCTTTCCATTCTGCCCAGTGAAGATTTGGATGCAATTCAATGACTTATACCTTCTTCTAGCAACATCAACACAAATTATTACTTTATCCATTTTGAAATTATTGCTCGCAGGAAGATTGCACTCACTGATTGGCCTTGggcccttttctctctttccatctctccctcctccaaccTTCCTCACAGGATAGCTCCAAGTatgctgtagctctgtggtaaaCCGTAGTTCAGTGAAGGCCTGTGTCTCTgtagaccatagctcagtgaagGGTCATGCCTTTGCACATAGGTCTCAGgtacaatccctggcatctccaggtaggactgcaaGAGACCCTCTGCGAGATCCCAGGGAGcggctgccagtcaatgtagccaatactgaactagataaacccatggtctgattcagtataggTCAACATCCTTTGCCTCTATGCCCACCACCATGCACACTCCTCAAAAGACAGGATACAAATGTGGGAGTCCGGCAAACGTGGATGAAGttgtgtgttgttattttcttAAACTGATTCTGGAAGATACAAGACAAGTTGGCATTTTCCAAGAGGTAAATATTTGCGATAAAGCAAAATCTACCAGACCCTTGGATTCAACTGTTAACTTCACTGCATAATGCACACATTATTTTACACCCTTTATCTAATTGGCAAATACAGCATATGATGTTCTGATCGGGGGTGATTTGTTGAGGACCAGGGGATGGGGAAGTACAGATGTTCTTGaagtacaacttccatcatccctgaccactgggcatgctggctgaggctgatgggtcttggagtccaacaacttttgtAGGATCACAGATTCTCCATCTCTGTGTTTGGATAATATGAGGTTTGCTGAGACTCATGTCACATTAGATGCGGTGACTTAGCTCATTGACTTTTGTTGGAGAGGCTCCTGGTTCAATCCTTTCTACATGGACCGACAGCCAATCTTTCAAACAACCACAAGCTACCTTAAAATCAAGCAAATGCAACCTCTTCAATGTGCTCAgaaccatttcaaaaaaatatttaattcctCATTTCAAAATCTTGAAATAGACACCAAAGGAATTGGTATAAATGAGTAAATAACTCCAGTACAGCTATATTTGTAATCATCATGTGCCATAAGGTCATTTGCACACATTAAACAGTGATATTGTAAGCCATACGTGTCTTACTGAGTCCTACTGAGCTCAGTCGAActtcctaggtaagtgtgcataaggtTGCAGACTAACTGGTATAGTCACTTCAGGATTTACGGTACTTAGAGAAAGTTGTCTGATTCAATGTAAACACTGTAACACAGTCCATCCAGAAACAAAAccacaagtttctagccctcaaaCATTTTGCATAGCCCATTTCTTCCCAAATGTTTGTATTAAtcgtttgtgatttaaaaaaaatgggaggggaaaAGTGTCAATGAACTATTGAAAATCCTGAATCTACAGTGACTGCAATAGCATTGGCATGCTTTCTCCAGTAAAGAGAAATGGAAATTTTCACGGATAATTGAAAAGTGCATCTAATACAGGCATCTGGATATATTTCCTGCTTATGCTCCCCACCAAGTGGTACCACACATATGGATATACCGCACATAAGGTTTGCGATCCTTTGTGTTAAATCAGGCTTGTGTTAAATCAGACAAATCCTATTGTCTTCAAATGCACAGGCCTCCAGTCGTGTCGTGGCAAATAGACATATACTGAGTAAACAGGTGCAAGACTATCAAACTGAGTAAATGAATAACTGTACAGGTGCAGAATGCTCAAGGTGCAGTGCTATAAATCTTGGCTGTGCATCGGACAGTTTCTGATAAACCCTTCCTTTCCAGTAAAGGACAAACACCACATTCATCCCACTATTGCCTCTGAACATAGCCTTTCCAAGAAGCACTTGCAAGGTTTTCTAGATCTGTTTCAGTAGAGAAAACAAGGGCATAAATGTAATATGTGCTTAAATCACATGCAATGGTGCCTCCGTGACTTATCACTTTCAGTTCTTTTAAAAACTAGCAAAGAAGCCCTCATAAGCGTTTAGGGTATGCttttctacttttttaaaaaagtctgttCAGAGATAATTAGACACCTCCTCACATTCTTCATTGAGCATAATGCTTTGCTTATTTTGGTTCAAGCGCTGCTGGTTTTGACTTTGCCAAAGATACCCCAGTGCCAGTCTCATCCTTTGGCCAAAAGCCCTCGACCGGGTCACCAGGTCCTCGCTAGCCATCAGGTACAAGAGGGGATTCACAGCACTGTTGAGGCTGGCCAAGCCTCGTGTCACTTGATATGAGATGTAGATGTTCCTCAAGGTCTGAGTGCAGGACCCCTGGAGCTGCCATCTCCGCGACAGCAAGTTGAGGTTCCTGAAGATGTGGTAGGGGAGGAAGCAGACGGAGAACAGCACCGTCACCAGCACCACCAGTTTGATGCTCCTGCGCTTGAGGATGGGGTCCACGTTCCGGTTCCTCTGCAGGACCAGGACCACGTGGCAGTAGCATCCCGTGATGATGAGGAAAGGGATGACGAAGCCAGTCACCGTGATGGCCAGTATGTACGGCAGGTAGGTCCCCAAGTTCTCGTGCTCCGTCGTGTCGTGGCACCTGACGCCCGCACGGTCCGTCTTGCTGAAGATGAAGTCGGGAGACAGCTGGATGAGGACCCAGGCCCAGACCACGACGCTGAGTGAGACGGTAGGCCCAAGGGTCTGGCACCTGCCCAGCATCCTCAGCGGGTACACGATGCCCAGGTAGCGATGCACACTGATGCAGGTCAGGAAGCCGATGCTGGCGTAAAGGTTCAGGTGGAACAGCAGACGCGTCACCCGGCACCAGCCTTGGCCAAAGAGCCACACGCGACCCAGAAGGTAGTAGGAGACCAGGAAAGGGAGTGTGACCACATACAGCAAGTCCGCCACCCCTAAGTTGCACACCAGGACGCTGAGGGCGCTCCAGCTACCCTTCCGAGAGCTGGCGCACAGGTTCCACAAGCCCAGCCCGTTGCCCACAACCCCCAACAGAGATACCACCAGGTAAATTGTCGGCAGGAACCACTGGGTGAAATCCGTGTTCACGGGGCACAGGAGCTCAATGTTGAGTGGGGTGGTGCCAACTGTGGTGTTGGCCAGGCTGTCTATTTCTCCTTCCATGAGGTCCATGACAAAGCTGCAGCTGAGGGTCGAGGAGGAGGAACCAGGGAGAGGAACTACAGAAGGGGACCCTGCCAGGACTAAATCAGGGAAAGGAGCAGGGGAGGCAGAGGAGATGTCTATGCAGGAGGGAGCTATGAGTTCCCAAGGGAAGGCTTAAGAAAGGAGGCAGCATTGGTGGGCAGCAGAGGCACGAGAGCTTTGCAGCCTTGGCTCAGAGAAGGGAGTTCTGGGAATCAAGAGCCGGCGTGGGCAATGGGCACAGAAGGGAGCTAAGAacgggaggaggaagcagaaggtGTCCTGGGACAGGGTGGTGAGGATGTGGAAACTCGAGGGACGGCGCTGCAGTGAAAGAAAAGGTGCAGGGTTTTTCGCCTCGACGGGTCGgttttggaggaaggggaaagggcgCAGGAGGGCAGGTCTCACTTTGCCGCTGGTTTGCGTTGCGTCCGATCTCCGCCCTCTCCGACTCCAGATTCGACTCGTGGCCCCGGGTTGCGATGGAAAGCCGTCGCCTTCCGACGTGCTGCTCGCGGCTGAGGCGTCACCGGCGCGAGGGGAGCCTGTCAGATGCGCGCTGCTCCTGGATCCCGGCGGAGTCTGCAGAGCGGAGAGGAGATgatgggacgggacgggacgggacgcgAGGAGAGCAGGGGGCGGAGATGCAGGAGGGGTCCGGGTCCGGGAGGAGCCCGAAAGTGAAAGTCGAAGCTGGGGTTGTTTGGGAGAGGGGAAGacgggcggggaggggggcgcctCGGGGCAGGGAAAGCGGGGGGCGTAGGACGGCCACCATTCCCGTGCCCTCGGTTTGAACCTTGCCTTTGCACGACTACCTACCGGTAGATGTCATTGGCTTTGCTGCTGGTTCTCACCACGCGCTCCTGCTTTTATTTGTCCTGCGTTCGCGCAGGTTCTCCAAATCCCTCCAGGGAAACGGTTGTGCAGGATCCAAGTACAGTAGGTGAAAGACTTGGGCTTCATGGATGATGGCTGTAGCCATAACTTGCCACGATTTCCCCATCTTACCACTTTATTACCTGTGAGTACTAGCGATTGTAAGCCAGTTATTTTATGGTGTGTAAGTGATggataaatgcaaataatagtTGCATGTAGCGCCTGGTTGTCCTACCTGTGTAGTCTGCTACACATACAAATCCTAAGAAGCTGGGGACTGGCTTCGCAATATGCTTGAATACAGCTTACATGCGCATAACGTCATTTCACATGGTGATGTATACACACACGAGACATAAATTGTGCCGTTTTGTTGCTtcggtttaattatttacttgtgttttatcttgtattttattctgtgaactgccctgagatcttttgatgaaggggcgatatataaatttaataaataaaataatcataacaaaTATTCCCACTTAACTGTTTCCattgcttttttctattaaaaaatgtttaggggtactctcattttaactcaagaaaatcaccattttatagttcgaataaggaaaaataaatacaggaaatggacagaagtacaaagtttcacaaaatgtctaggggtatgtgtacccctgtgtcatCCCACAAATAAAGCActgactctttctttctttctttctttctttctttctttctttctttctttctttgtatgaACGTATGTTTTATTCCACTTTTCAAACAATTGCCTCACCAAGTAGGTCACATGAATTAGAATAAAaaagttgtagagttggacgggatccCCAATGATCAATAAGTCCAACCCACTGtgatacaggaatcacagctaatggaTCCCTGGCCATCACTGAgcgagtgagttccatagctgaacGATACACGAtacccttcaggtatttgaagatggctatcatagcacCTCTCAGTCTTGTCTTCTCtgggttaaacatacccaactccctgatGCCCCAGCTTATctcaaaaggaagagagaaagagtgaaGTTTACAAAGGCACCTTGCCTGAGTCTACACttgggcagtgccaaagaatgctctaactaccgcaaaattgcactcatttcacacgctagcaaggttatgcttaaaattctacaaggc
This genomic interval carries:
- the LOC117048951 gene encoding P2Y purinoceptor 1-like, encoding MDLMEGEIDSLANTTVGTTPLNIELLCPVNTDFTQWFLPTIYLVVSLLGVVGNGLGLWNLCASSRKGSWSALSVLVCNLGVADLLYVVTLPFLVSYYLLGRVWLFGQGWCRVTRLLFHLNLYASIGFLTCISVHRYLGIVYPLRMLGRCQTLGPTVSLSVVVWAWVLIQLSPDFIFSKTDRAGVRCHDTTEHENLGTYLPYILAITVTGFVIPFLIITGCYCHVVLVLQRNRNVDPILKRRSIKLVVLVTVLFSVCFLPYHIFRNLNLLSRRWQLQGSCTQTLRNIYISYQVTRGLASLNSAVNPLLYLMASEDLVTRSRAFGQRMRLALGYLWQSQNQQRLNQNKQSIMLNEECEEVSNYL